One window of Arvicola amphibius chromosome 6, mArvAmp1.2, whole genome shotgun sequence genomic DNA carries:
- the LOC119816411 gene encoding extracellular matrix protein 2-like isoform X3 produces the protein MKHAVLFCLILLIIFQTDCEQSEQGTGKQRKRIHQRRLRKSSSLHHRENRQLGNQQTAAASEATLPTTNSDYSVEENLESLLSPPGVESSYNVLPGKKGHCFVKGMIMYNKAVWSPEPCITCLCSNGRVLCDETVCHPKTCPYTIKPEGECCPICSDAASYSLLSGRTLNDKTEFSGDSSEQRESINMLHKQVKPPQMEVDQVVIKEALRSEEKEEDIKEHMEHKKETSGPTALHSDEERVEGELRLEEERRSARQPLNQGRGEEEDDDEESEREGEKEEEDAIRGDVFRMSPRLMPGTPRGRPRLPGSCVLSYKTISCIHAAFTQIPPITAPEVTSLELAENSIISIPDEAFNGLPNLERLDLSRNNITSSGIGPKAFKVLKKLMRLNMDGNNLVHIPSELPSTLEELKINDNNLQAIDEESLSDLNQLVTLELEGNNLSEINVNPLAFKSLKNLSYLRLGKNKFRIIPQGLPASIEELYLENNQIEEITEICFNHTRKINMIVLRYNKIEESRIAPLAWINQENILPEQICNVEEDEDSALEHLHLENNYIKTREISSYAFSCIRLYSSIVLKPQKIK, from the exons atgaagcatgcagttttgttttgtctcattcTGCTTATCATTTTCCAAACGGATTGTGAACAAAGTGAACAAGgtactgggaagcagaggaagaggataCATCAGAGAAGACTCAGGAAAAGCTCCTCACTCCACCACAGAGAAAACAGGCAGCTTGGAAATCAGCAAACTGCTGCTGCATCAGAAGCTACATTACCCACTACCAACTCTGACTACAGTGTGGAGGAAAACTTAGAATCCCTTCTAAGTCCTCCTGGAGTAGAATCAAGTTACAATGTGTTACCAG GAAAGAAAGGACACTGCTTTGTAAAGGGAATGATCATGTACAACAAAGCCGTCTGGTCTCCTGAGCCCTGCATCACTTGCCTCTGTTCAAATGGAAGAGTACTTTGTGATGAAACTGTGTGCCACCCCAAGACGTGCCCCTATACCATTAAGCCAGAAGGAGAATGCTGCCCCATCTGTTCTGATGCTG CTTCCTATTCTctactcagtggtagaacactaaATGATAAAACTGAATTTTCTGGTGATTCTTCAGAACAAAGAGAATCCATTAACATGCTTCACAAGCAAGTGAAACCTCCTCAGATGGAAGTGGACCAAGTAGTTATAAAAGAAGCTCTTCGatctgaggagaaagaagaagacatTAAAGAACACATGGAGCACAAGAAAGAAACCTCTGGGCCTACTGCACTTCACAGTGATGAGGAAAGAGTGGAGGGAGAGCTGAGGCTTGAGGAGGAAAGGCGGTCAGCCCGTCAACCACTCAACCAAGGAcgaggggaggaagaggatgatgatgaggagtctgaaagggaaggagaaaaggaagaggaggatgccATAAGAGGAGATGTGTTCCGAATGTCCCCCAGGTTAATGCCTGGTACTCCAAGAGGCAGGCCTCGCCTGCCTGGAAGCTGTGTCCTGTCCTACAAGACCATCAGCTGCATTCATGCGGCCTTCACCCAGATCCCACCCATAACAGCACCAGAGGTAACAAGCCTGGAGTTGGCTG AGAATTCAATCATTTCCATTCCGGACGAAGCATTTAATGGATTACCAAATTTGGAAAGGCTTGATCTGAGCAGAAATAATATCACTTCTTCAGGCATAGGTCCAAAAGCATTCAAG GTTTTGAAGAAGTTAATGCGTCTGAACATGGATGGAAATAATTTGGTACACATCCCTTCAGAATTACCATCTACACTAGAAGaacttaaaataaatgacaacaaTCTCCAGGCCATCGACGAAGAAAGTTTATCAG acttAAATCAACTTGTCACCTTAGAATTGGAAGGAAACAATCTCAGTGAAATCAACGTCAATCCGTTAgctttcaaatctttgaagaaccTTTCATACCTACGTCTGggaaaaaacaaatttagaatCATACCACAAGGTCTTCCTGCTTCTATTGAG GAATTATAcctagaaaataatcaaattgaagaaaTAACTGAAATTTGTTTCAATCATACCAGAAAGATTAATATGATTGTACTACgttataataaaatagaagaaagtcGGATTGCTCCTTTAGCATGGATAAATCAAGA gaatATTCTTCCTGAACAAATTTGCAATGTTGAAGAAGACGAAGACTCTGCTCTAGAACATCTTCATCTTGAGAACAATTACATTAAAACTAGAGAAATATCCTCTTATGCATTTTCATGCATAAGACTGTATTCAAGTATTGTTCTTAAACCACAAAAGATCAAGtaa
- the LOC119816411 gene encoding extracellular matrix protein 2-like isoform X1 gives MKHAVLFCLILLIIFQTDCEQSEQGTGKQRKRIHQRRLRKSSSLHHRENRQLGNQQTAAASEATLPTTNSDYSVEENLESLLSPPGVESSYNVLPGKKGHCFVKGMIMYNKAVWSPEPCITCLCSNGRVLCDETVCHPKTCPYTIKPEGECCPICSDAASYSLLSGRTLNDKTEFSGDSSEQRESINMLHKQVKPPQMEVDQVVIKEALRSEEKEEDIKEHMEHKKETSGPTALHSDEERVEGELRLEEERRSARQPLNQGRGEEEDDDEESEREGEKEEEDAIRGDVFRMSPRLMPGTPRGRPRLPGSCVLSYKTISCIHAAFTQIPPITAPEVTSLELAENSIISIPDEAFNGLPNLERLDLSRNNITSSGIGPKAFKVLKKLMRLNMDGNNLVHIPSELPSTLEELKINDNNLQAIDEESLSDLNQLVTLELEGNNLSEINVNPLAFKSLKNLSYLRLGKNKFRIIPQGLPASIEELYLENNQIEEITEICFNHTRKINMIVLRYNKIEESRIAPLAWINQENLESIDLSYNKLYHVPSYLPKSLLHLVLIGNQIERIPGYVFGHMEPGLEYLYLSFNRLSDDGVDLVSFYGAYHSLRELFLDHNDLKSIPPGIQEMKALHFLRLNNNKIRNILPEQICNVEEDEDSALEHLHLENNYIKTREISSYAFSCIRLYSSIVLKPQKIK, from the exons atgaagcatgcagttttgttttgtctcattcTGCTTATCATTTTCCAAACGGATTGTGAACAAAGTGAACAAGgtactgggaagcagaggaagaggataCATCAGAGAAGACTCAGGAAAAGCTCCTCACTCCACCACAGAGAAAACAGGCAGCTTGGAAATCAGCAAACTGCTGCTGCATCAGAAGCTACATTACCCACTACCAACTCTGACTACAGTGTGGAGGAAAACTTAGAATCCCTTCTAAGTCCTCCTGGAGTAGAATCAAGTTACAATGTGTTACCAG GAAAGAAAGGACACTGCTTTGTAAAGGGAATGATCATGTACAACAAAGCCGTCTGGTCTCCTGAGCCCTGCATCACTTGCCTCTGTTCAAATGGAAGAGTACTTTGTGATGAAACTGTGTGCCACCCCAAGACGTGCCCCTATACCATTAAGCCAGAAGGAGAATGCTGCCCCATCTGTTCTGATGCTG CTTCCTATTCTctactcagtggtagaacactaaATGATAAAACTGAATTTTCTGGTGATTCTTCAGAACAAAGAGAATCCATTAACATGCTTCACAAGCAAGTGAAACCTCCTCAGATGGAAGTGGACCAAGTAGTTATAAAAGAAGCTCTTCGatctgaggagaaagaagaagacatTAAAGAACACATGGAGCACAAGAAAGAAACCTCTGGGCCTACTGCACTTCACAGTGATGAGGAAAGAGTGGAGGGAGAGCTGAGGCTTGAGGAGGAAAGGCGGTCAGCCCGTCAACCACTCAACCAAGGAcgaggggaggaagaggatgatgatgaggagtctgaaagggaaggagaaaaggaagaggaggatgccATAAGAGGAGATGTGTTCCGAATGTCCCCCAGGTTAATGCCTGGTACTCCAAGAGGCAGGCCTCGCCTGCCTGGAAGCTGTGTCCTGTCCTACAAGACCATCAGCTGCATTCATGCGGCCTTCACCCAGATCCCACCCATAACAGCACCAGAGGTAACAAGCCTGGAGTTGGCTG AGAATTCAATCATTTCCATTCCGGACGAAGCATTTAATGGATTACCAAATTTGGAAAGGCTTGATCTGAGCAGAAATAATATCACTTCTTCAGGCATAGGTCCAAAAGCATTCAAG GTTTTGAAGAAGTTAATGCGTCTGAACATGGATGGAAATAATTTGGTACACATCCCTTCAGAATTACCATCTACACTAGAAGaacttaaaataaatgacaacaaTCTCCAGGCCATCGACGAAGAAAGTTTATCAG acttAAATCAACTTGTCACCTTAGAATTGGAAGGAAACAATCTCAGTGAAATCAACGTCAATCCGTTAgctttcaaatctttgaagaaccTTTCATACCTACGTCTGggaaaaaacaaatttagaatCATACCACAAGGTCTTCCTGCTTCTATTGAG GAATTATAcctagaaaataatcaaattgaagaaaTAACTGAAATTTGTTTCAATCATACCAGAAAGATTAATATGATTGTACTACgttataataaaatagaagaaagtcGGATTGCTCCTTTAGCATGGATAAATCAAGA AAATCTTGAATCTATCGACTTGTCCTATAACAAGCTTTACCATGTCCCCTCCTATCTACCTAAGTCTCTGCTGCACCTTGTACTAATTGGGAACCAGATTGAACGGATCCCTGGCTATGTTTTTGGCCATATGGAACCTGGCCTGGAGTACTTGTATCTGTCATTTAATAGACTTTCTGATGATGGTGTGGACCTAGTCTCATTCTATGGGGCATATCATTCTCTGAGAGAATTATTTCTGGATCACAATGACTTAAAATCCATACCACCTGGAATACAAGAAATGAAAGCACTACATTTTCTGAGGCTGAACAACAATAAGATTCG gaatATTCTTCCTGAACAAATTTGCAATGTTGAAGAAGACGAAGACTCTGCTCTAGAACATCTTCATCTTGAGAACAATTACATTAAAACTAGAGAAATATCCTCTTATGCATTTTCATGCATAAGACTGTATTCAAGTATTGTTCTTAAACCACAAAAGATCAAGtaa
- the LOC119816411 gene encoding extracellular matrix protein 2-like isoform X2, with product MKHAVLFCLILLIIFQTDCEQSEQGTGKQRKRIHQRRLRKSSSLHHRENRQLGNQQTAAASEATLPTTNSDYSVEENLESLLSPPGVESSYNVLPGKKGHCFVKGMIMYNKAVWSPEPCITCLCSNGRVLCDETVCHPKTCPYTIKPEGECCPICSDAEQRESINMLHKQVKPPQMEVDQVVIKEALRSEEKEEDIKEHMEHKKETSGPTALHSDEERVEGELRLEEERRSARQPLNQGRGEEEDDDEESEREGEKEEEDAIRGDVFRMSPRLMPGTPRGRPRLPGSCVLSYKTISCIHAAFTQIPPITAPEVTSLELAENSIISIPDEAFNGLPNLERLDLSRNNITSSGIGPKAFKVLKKLMRLNMDGNNLVHIPSELPSTLEELKINDNNLQAIDEESLSDLNQLVTLELEGNNLSEINVNPLAFKSLKNLSYLRLGKNKFRIIPQGLPASIEELYLENNQIEEITEICFNHTRKINMIVLRYNKIEESRIAPLAWINQENLESIDLSYNKLYHVPSYLPKSLLHLVLIGNQIERIPGYVFGHMEPGLEYLYLSFNRLSDDGVDLVSFYGAYHSLRELFLDHNDLKSIPPGIQEMKALHFLRLNNNKIRNILPEQICNVEEDEDSALEHLHLENNYIKTREISSYAFSCIRLYSSIVLKPQKIK from the exons atgaagcatgcagttttgttttgtctcattcTGCTTATCATTTTCCAAACGGATTGTGAACAAAGTGAACAAGgtactgggaagcagaggaagaggataCATCAGAGAAGACTCAGGAAAAGCTCCTCACTCCACCACAGAGAAAACAGGCAGCTTGGAAATCAGCAAACTGCTGCTGCATCAGAAGCTACATTACCCACTACCAACTCTGACTACAGTGTGGAGGAAAACTTAGAATCCCTTCTAAGTCCTCCTGGAGTAGAATCAAGTTACAATGTGTTACCAG GAAAGAAAGGACACTGCTTTGTAAAGGGAATGATCATGTACAACAAAGCCGTCTGGTCTCCTGAGCCCTGCATCACTTGCCTCTGTTCAAATGGAAGAGTACTTTGTGATGAAACTGTGTGCCACCCCAAGACGTGCCCCTATACCATTAAGCCAGAAGGAGAATGCTGCCCCATCTGTTCTGATGCTG AACAAAGAGAATCCATTAACATGCTTCACAAGCAAGTGAAACCTCCTCAGATGGAAGTGGACCAAGTAGTTATAAAAGAAGCTCTTCGatctgaggagaaagaagaagacatTAAAGAACACATGGAGCACAAGAAAGAAACCTCTGGGCCTACTGCACTTCACAGTGATGAGGAAAGAGTGGAGGGAGAGCTGAGGCTTGAGGAGGAAAGGCGGTCAGCCCGTCAACCACTCAACCAAGGAcgaggggaggaagaggatgatgatgaggagtctgaaagggaaggagaaaaggaagaggaggatgccATAAGAGGAGATGTGTTCCGAATGTCCCCCAGGTTAATGCCTGGTACTCCAAGAGGCAGGCCTCGCCTGCCTGGAAGCTGTGTCCTGTCCTACAAGACCATCAGCTGCATTCATGCGGCCTTCACCCAGATCCCACCCATAACAGCACCAGAGGTAACAAGCCTGGAGTTGGCTG AGAATTCAATCATTTCCATTCCGGACGAAGCATTTAATGGATTACCAAATTTGGAAAGGCTTGATCTGAGCAGAAATAATATCACTTCTTCAGGCATAGGTCCAAAAGCATTCAAG GTTTTGAAGAAGTTAATGCGTCTGAACATGGATGGAAATAATTTGGTACACATCCCTTCAGAATTACCATCTACACTAGAAGaacttaaaataaatgacaacaaTCTCCAGGCCATCGACGAAGAAAGTTTATCAG acttAAATCAACTTGTCACCTTAGAATTGGAAGGAAACAATCTCAGTGAAATCAACGTCAATCCGTTAgctttcaaatctttgaagaaccTTTCATACCTACGTCTGggaaaaaacaaatttagaatCATACCACAAGGTCTTCCTGCTTCTATTGAG GAATTATAcctagaaaataatcaaattgaagaaaTAACTGAAATTTGTTTCAATCATACCAGAAAGATTAATATGATTGTACTACgttataataaaatagaagaaagtcGGATTGCTCCTTTAGCATGGATAAATCAAGA AAATCTTGAATCTATCGACTTGTCCTATAACAAGCTTTACCATGTCCCCTCCTATCTACCTAAGTCTCTGCTGCACCTTGTACTAATTGGGAACCAGATTGAACGGATCCCTGGCTATGTTTTTGGCCATATGGAACCTGGCCTGGAGTACTTGTATCTGTCATTTAATAGACTTTCTGATGATGGTGTGGACCTAGTCTCATTCTATGGGGCATATCATTCTCTGAGAGAATTATTTCTGGATCACAATGACTTAAAATCCATACCACCTGGAATACAAGAAATGAAAGCACTACATTTTCTGAGGCTGAACAACAATAAGATTCG gaatATTCTTCCTGAACAAATTTGCAATGTTGAAGAAGACGAAGACTCTGCTCTAGAACATCTTCATCTTGAGAACAATTACATTAAAACTAGAGAAATATCCTCTTATGCATTTTCATGCATAAGACTGTATTCAAGTATTGTTCTTAAACCACAAAAGATCAAGtaa